In Dromiciops gliroides isolate mDroGli1 chromosome 4, mDroGli1.pri, whole genome shotgun sequence, one DNA window encodes the following:
- the LOC122753802 gene encoding histone H4, with protein MSGRGKGGKGLGKGGAKRHRKVLRDNIQGITKPAIRRLARRGGVKRISGLIYEETRGVLKVFLENVIRDAVTYTEHAKRKTVTAMDVVYALKRQGRTLYGFGG; from the coding sequence ATGTCTGGCCGCGGCAAAGGAGGCAAAGGGCTGGGGAAAGGGGGTGCCAAGCGGCACAGGAAGGTGCTGCGGGATAACATCCAGGGCATCACTAAGCCTGCTATCCGCCGTCTGGCTCGACGAGGGGGCGTGAAGCGTATCTCGGGGCTGATCTACGAGGAGACCCGGGGGGTGCTGAAGGTGTTTCTGGAGAACGTGATCCGTGACGCCGTCACTTACACGGAGCACGCCAAGAGGAAGACCGTCACTGCTATGGACGTGGTCTACGCTCTCAAGCGCCAGGGCCGCACTCTGTACGGCTTTGGTGGCTAA
- the LOC122753791 gene encoding tRNA (adenine(37)-N6)-methyltransferase-like: MINGTPVLDIKPYIADYDSPQDMIEPLDELSLQEGEQKQKDLPHSNQSSSRDGEQTDLHQPKEGIDNRLNAVEGDEDTQENYSGIGHHSGRGVRASGSCVPSWVKDSPVTPLEVRFTPHAEMDLERFSSEDDTDVNRTSFKYFQSVKEAKRAITAVLAADPWSVYRRKHCQDRLFYFSMDTAHITCWFDDGFAEVLRIKPTDTAENTVWQCS, translated from the coding sequence ATGATAAATGGTACACCTGTTCTGGACATAAAACCATACATAGCTGACTATGATTCACCACAGGATATGATTGAACCTTTGGATGAGCTCAGTTTACAAGAAGgggaacagaaacagaaagacttgCCTCACTCAAATCAGAGTTCAAGTAGAGATGGAGAACAGACTGACCTCCATCAGCCGAAGGAAGGTATAGACAATAGGTTAAATGCAGTGGAAGGAGATGAAGATACACAAGAAAACTATTCAGGGATTGGGCACCATTCCGGCAGGGGTGTCAGGGCCTCTGGCAGTTGTGTTCCATCCTGGGTGAAAGATTCTCCTGTGACTCCTTTAGAAGTCCGGTTTACACCTCATGCGGAAATGGATCTTGAACGATTTAGTTCAGAAGATGATACAGATGTCAATAGaacttcatttaaatattttcaatcaGTGAAAGAGGCAAAGCGTGCCATTACTGCTGTATTAGCAGCTGATCCCTGGTCTGTGTATCGAAGGAAACATTGCCAAGACCGtcttttctacttttccatggacACGGCACACATTACTTGCTGGTTTGATGATGGGTTTGCAGAAGTGTTAAGGATCAAGCCCACTGACACTGCTGAGAATACAGTTTGGCAGTGTTCGTGA